The proteins below come from a single Treponema phagedenis genomic window:
- a CDS encoding DUF436 family protein, whose amino-acid sequence MKEIDFDQIAAQTIAAVKEAVKHSELESGDIFLIGGSTSEVCGGHIGKKSNADALNQILNPFFSFF is encoded by the coding sequence ATGAAAGAGATTGATTTTGATCAAATAGCGGCGCAAACGATTGCGGCTGTTAAAGAAGCTGTTAAACACTCCGAGCTTGAAAGCGGAGATATTTTTTTAATAGGCGGAAGTACAAGCGAAGTTTGCGGAGGTCATATCGGAAAAAAATCAAATGCCGACGCGCTCAATCAAATACTCAATCCATTCTTTTCTTTTTTCTGA